AATATGCGACAGCTTTCCAATGATGAACGTGTACTGGAACTAGCCCAAATGTTGGGAGGTAATGATGTGTCGGATTCGGCACTCGCACACGCCAGGCAATTGTTAAATTAATTCCATCCGCTTAAAATCGGATTGGTATATTTTAAATATCTTTGACCCATTAACAATACTAAGAACCAACAAACATGGCTTATAATCTATTAAAAGGAAAGAAAGGAATCATATTTGGCGCTTTGGATGAAAATTCAATTGCATGGAAAACGGCACAACGTGTTCATGAAGAAGGTGGAACCTTTGTTTTGACCAATGCTCCCATAGCCATGAGAATGGGGCAAATCAAGGAATTGGCCGAGAAGACAGGTTCCGAGATTATTCCTGCAGATGCCACAAATGAGGAAGATTTATCCAATTTGGTGACAAAGTCCATGGAGATTTTAGGTGGGAAGTTGGATTTTGTACTTCACTCGATCGGCATGTCCGTTAATGTTCGAAAAGGTCGTGCATACACCGATGAAAATTATGATTTTACAGCGAAGGGGTGGGATGTTTCTGCACTTTCATTCCATAAGGTAATGCAGTCCCTTTATAAAAACGACGCCATGAACGAATGGGGAAGTATTGTTGCTTTGACCTACATGGCGGCTCAGCGTACCTTCCCGGACTATAATGATATGGCGGACAATAAGGCCTACTTGGAGTCGGTGGCAAGAAGCTTTGGATACTTTTTTGGGAAAGAAAAGAAAGTTCGAGTCAACACTGTGTCGCAATCACCAACAGCAACCACTGCCGGTCAGGGAATCAAGGGGTTTGATGGTTTCATCAACTATGCGGAAAAAATGTCGCCACTTGGTAATGCAACGGCCCAGGATTGTGCGGACTATACCATTTCCTTATTTTCGGACTTGACTAGAAAAGTAACTATGCAGAATCTTTTCCACGACGGTGGTTTTTCCAACACAGGGGTCAGTCAGGAAGTCATAGATAAATTCTAAAAAGGTAATCAGGGATTTCTGGGGCTTTAATTACTTGAAAGTTTGAAATGAATGTATCATTCTCGTTTATAATTCCAGTATTTAATAGACCTGATGAAATTAAAGAACTCTTGGAAAGTCTTTTATTACAAACTTATTCCAAGGGTTATGAGGTGGTCATTGTAGAAGACGGCTCTACAATTCCTGCAAAGGATGTTGTAGATCTTTTTAGGGATCGACTCAATATTTCCTACTATCAAAAACCAAATTCAGGTCCAGGGGATTCCCGCAATTATGGTATGAAATTGGCTCAAGGGAATTATTTTATTGTCTTGGATTCTGATTGTATTCTACCGCCCCAGTATTTGGAGGAGGCTGCAAAAAGCCTCTCTCAGCAATTTGTACATTGTTATGGGGGACCAGATGCGGCCCACCCATCCTTCAGTGATGTACAAAAGGCTATCAACTATGCGATGACCTCTTTTTTGACTACCGGAGGTATTAGAGGAAGAAAGGATGCCGTAAATAAATTTCAGCCTAGGAGTTTTAATATGGGCATATCCAAGGAAGCCTTTGAAAAAACGGGCGGGTACGGGAACATCCATCCGGGCGAGGATCCAGACCTGACCATTCGTATTTGGGAAAAGGGATATGAAACCAAATTGATACCCGAAGCATTTGTTTACCATAAAAGAAGAATCGACTGGAACAAATTTTACATGCAAGTGAAAAAATTTGGACTGGTACGACCTATACTGAACGCTTGGCACCCAAAAACTGCAAAATTGACTTATTGGTTTCCTACCATTTTTATATTGACTTTGTTGGTATCCATTGCGTTCGCTATTTTTGGTTTTAATCCCTTACTTTACTGCTTTATTTTCTATTTTTCCATATTGTTGATAGATGCGATTTTTAAGACCAAAAGTCTAAAAGTAGCTTTTATGGCCCTTTTGGCCACCTTGGTGCAATTTGCGGGCTACGGATTTGGATTTTTGAAGTCGGTAATTTATACTAGGTTCAGTAACAAACCTCCAGAGGTGATTTTTCCAAAATTGTTTTTCAAAACCAAAATTGAGTTGTGATTATAGAAAGAATTAAAGCGGGTCTAAAGAAACGAAAGGTCAAGGTATTCTTGGTCTTTTTATTCTTTTCTTTTTTGGCCTGGTTTGTCAATAATCTGGCTCAGACCTTTGTGGGAATCACTTCCTTTAATTTGAATTATGTGAACGTTCCCCAGGAATTTCTTTTGAAAGAGATTCCAAAAAGCCAATTGCAAGCTAGAATTAGGGCAGTGGGATTTCAATTAATCGGTTTTGGGATTAGAAAGAAAAATATCCAAATCAATCTTGCCGAAGTAAGGAAAAAAAATGATCAATATTTTATTCCCCCATCGGTCTACAGAAGGCAGGTTCAAAGCCAGTTGTCCAACGATATGGAATTATTGGAAATGGACAACGATACCATTTTTGTGAAGTTTACCTCTTTGGAATCCAAAGAAGTTCCCGTTCTACCAAGATTGAATATTACCTATGCAAAAAACCATGCATTAATGGACTCCCTGTTAATTGAACCACGAACAATTACGATAAACGGACCCAAAACACAAATTGATACCATAGAAAGTGTACGTACTTCTTATATGGAGTTGCTGAATGTTGAAACTGATTTCTCCCAAAAACTGACCGTAGTAAAATCTAGGGAGTTGCAGGATACCAATTTCGAACCTTCATCGGTCACAATTTCTGGAAAGGTATATCGGTTTTCGGAACAGGTATTTGATGTGCCCGTAGTGATGAGGAATCTACCGGATAGTGTTCAAGTGAGAATGTTTCCCGATGTGGTTCAGGTAGTTTGTCAGGCACCTTTGGATATTCTTAAGGATATTTCTCCCGAGGATTTTTTGGTGGTGGCAGACTATAACCAGATAGTAGGTGGAGACCAGAATGTTTTGCCTTTGATTCTGGAAGAAAAACCTGAAAATATCAATAATGCCGACCTACGGAGTAAAGAAATAGAATTCATATTGAAAAAGGAATAATGCGCTATGGTATAGTTTTGGTACAAAATGTATCGATTGTATTTTGTGAGGCATGTGACCTTTAAATTATCCAAGAATATACTCATGAAAATAGTTGGACTTACCGGGGGAATTGGAAGTGGTAAGACCACAGTGGCAAAAATGTTTGCAGAACTGGGTGTACCTGTTTACAATTCAGATTTGGAAGCTAAAAAATTGATGCATTCCTCCAAAACTATTAGAAATAAACTGAAAATTTTGTTTGGTGAGTCTGCCTATTTGGACGGAAAATTAAACAGGGGCTACATTGCCAAGTCCGTTTTTAACGATCAGGACTTATTGAAAGCGCTAAACGGCATTGTACACCCGGCTGTGAGAAGACATTTTAAAAAATGGTGCAAAAAACAGGATCATTCTTATGTCATTCAAGAAACCGCGCTTTTATTTGAAAACAGGGCCCAGGATTTGTACGATAAGATAATTTTGGTAGTCGCTCCCAAAGAAGTTAGAATAGACCGCTTGTTGGAGCGAGACCAAAGTACCCGGGAAGACATATTGGCAAGAATGGAGAATCAGTTGGAGGATAAGGAAAAAATACCTTTGGCAGATTTTATCATTAAAAACACAAACCTTGAAAAAACAGGTGAACGCGTCACGGAAGTAAATCGGGCCATCCTTGATTCTTACTAAGACTCGCTTATTTTAACATTTGTGTTAAGGTTTGGTTAAACGTGTTAAGGGCTTCCTTGTAAATAATTAATTTTAACATTATAATGAATAAGAGGTTATTTGTTCTCTTGGTAGTTCTAATGAGCCTTTCTCTCATTGGATTGATTTTCGTTCAAAGTTTTTGGATAAAGAAATCCGTTGAGAACAAGGAGGAGCAATTTTCAAATGTTGTTTCAGAAGCGCTCAACAGTGTTACCAATCAGATAGAGGAGCGGGAGAAAAAAAATTACTTCGATAGGTATCTGTATGCCAAGGATAGTATCGGGGAATTAAAAGAAACCCAATTTAGAAATTTCTTTTTCATAGACCGGGATGTCAATTCCAATGAGATTTTATTGTTCCAACATGGAATATTAGAGGAAAAATATGGCATTTCATCAACGTTCTTTGATAATGGTGAAGAGGGTGATACCACATTCATCAAAAACTATACGAGCAAGCGATCAACTTCTATATTTAAGGAAGACTACGACATAGATGGCAAAAGTTTTCAACTTACTCCTATACAACGAATCGAGAAGATAGGTGAACTGAGCGAAATGGATAAGATGGCTATTGAGGATTTGTTTATGACCGAAGCCAAAAGAGTACCCATACATAAGCGGGTTTCCAAACAGGAAATTGAACTGTTGCTTCAAAGAGAGTTGGAAGATAGGGGAGTGGATATTGGTTTTGAATACGGAGTTTATAGCAATGGCTTGCCCACAAAACTAAAATCGAGGAAATTTAAATATTCCGAAGCAAATATTTATAAATCGCCATTGTTTACGGATTTTGAAGGGATATCCAATTTTGATCTTTTGGTTTCGTTTCCGAAGAAAAAGCGCTTTTTGGTACAATCCATTTTGGGTCTTGCCTTATTGTCATTGTTGTTCACCTTGATAATTGTCATCGCCTATTCTGGGGCCATATATCAATTGATTAGACAAAAACAGATTTCCGAAATAAAATCGGATTTCATCAACAACATGACCCATGAGTTCAAAACACCCATTGCTACCATTAACTTGGCGGTAGAGGCTATTAGAAACCCCAAAGTGATTGCAGATCAGGAAAAGGTCTCTAGGTATTTGCAAATGATTAGGGACGAAAACAAGCGAATGCACGCACAGGTTGAAAATGTACTCCGAATTTCCAAATTGGAAAAAAACCAATTGGATATTAGTAAGGATAGGGTCGATGCCCACGACATAATAGAAGACGCAATTACCCATGTAGAGCTCATTGTGCAGGATAGGGGAGGATATATAGAAACCCATTTGGATGCAGAACGTTCCGAAGTTTTGGCCAATGAAATGCATTTTACCAATGTAATTGTGAACATATTGGACAACGCGATTAAATACTCTATAAATGCCCCTAAAATAGATGTATTTACGGAGGTCGTTAAAAATAATATAGTAATAAAGGTTCAAGATCAGGGAGCAGGAATGAGCAAGGCCGTATTAAAAAGAGTTTTTGAGAAATTTTATAGAGAACACACAGGAGATATTCACAACGTCAAAGGTCATGGACTTGGGCTTGCGTACGTAAAAAAAATAGTAGATGATCATCAAGGGGAGGTATATGCGGAAAGTGAAAAAGATAAAGGAAGCACTTTCTACATTAAACTGCCTTTAATTTAAAAATTATGGAAACAGTAAATAAAAAAATACTTTTAGTAGAGGATGACCCAAACTTTGGAATCGTTCTTAAGGATTATTTGTCCATGAACGATTTCGATGTGACTTTGGCGAAGAATGGAATGGAAGGATTTGAAAAGTTCAAGAAGGATAATTTCGATATCTGTATTCTAGACGTCATGATGCCCTATAAGGATGGGTTTACCTTGGCAAAGGAAATAAGGGAAAAGAATGAAAATGTTCCTATTGTTTTCTTGACGGCAAAAACAATGAAGGAGGATGTTTTAAAGGGATATAAGGCCGGTGCCGATGATTATCTTAACAAACCTTTTGACTCTGAAGTTCTTTTAATGAAAATTAGGGCCATACTTCAAAGAAAGGCGTCGAGCAGTTTGGCGGATAGTAAGAAATTTGAATTTGAGATTGGTGGTTTTCATCTAAATTCAAAATTGAGGTTCTTAAAGTATAAGGATGAGGAGTCTATTAAATTATCCCCGAAAGAAAACGAACTTTTACGACTTTTGGCACTACATGAGAATGATCTGATGCCCCGTGAATTGGCTTTGACGAAAATATGGAGGGATGACAACTATTTCACTTCAAGAAGTATGGACGTATACATCGCCAAACTTAGAAAATATCTAAAACGGGACGAAAATGTGGAAATCTTGAATATACATGGTGAAGGTTTCCGTTTGGTAATCAAAAACGAAGACGAGTAGTATAATTCTATAACATAAAGAAAAAGCACCCTACAGGGGTGCTTTTTTAGTTTTTAAGCTGGACAATTGCTTGGGATACTATTTCTTCCGGAGTTTGATCAATTGAAATTATAACAGCGTTTTCAGGTTCTTCCAAGGTTTCAAATTGCGATTTCAATAAATCCTTGGGCATGAAATGCCCTTTTCTTTGGCTTAGCCTGTTGCTAATCTGTTCCAAGGAACCCTTCAAAAAAAGAAAGGTAGTGGTTTGTTCTATGTCCTTTCTTAGGATTTCCCTATACTTAACCTTTAAAGCAGAACAAACAATTACGGCACCTTCTTGTTGGTGCTCCTTTCCCAATTCATTTAAGGTATTTAACCAACCTATCCTATCTTCGTCGTTTAGCGGTATGCCTTTCGACATTTTATCAATATTGGACTTTGGATGATAATGGTCACCATCAAAAAATGGATATCCCAGTTTATCGGCCAAAAGTGAACCGATAGTAGATTTCCCACTACCGGAAACCCCCATTACATAAATAATTTTAGGTACGTTCATGTTGTAATTCCATAACGGCTTTATCCATCATGGCTAGAATTTCATTTTCTTTATAATTATAATCGACATAGAGCGTTTCCAGACTCTTTTTGAACCAGGTATTTTGTCTTTTCGCAAACCGTCGGGTGTTTTTTTTAATTTCGGAAATGGCGAAATCCAGTGTCCAGTTGCCATCCAAATACTCAAAAAGCTCTTTGTACCCAACCGTTTGTAGCGCATTTAAATCTCTAGTGCTTTTTAATAATTTAACTTCATCAAGAAGACCTTCCTTCATCATAAGGTCAACCCGTTCGTTTATTCTTTCATAGACCACAGTCCGGTCGGCTTTTAAACCCACCGATAAAACCTTAAAATTTCTTTTATCCTTTGGCTTGTTTAAAAAACTGGAGTACGGCCTTCCCGTACCTATACATATTTCCAAGGCCCTAATGAGTCTATGCGGATTATGAATATCGATTCTGTTATAATGCTCAGGATCCAATGTACTGAGCATATTTTGCAATATTTCGATGCCATCATTCGTTAATTGTTTGTTCAGGTTTTCACGGATACTCTTACCTACTTTTGGAAATGCATCCAGTCCTTTGGTAATTGCATCCACATAAAGTCCACTACCACCAACCATGATGACAACTTCATGGTCTTGAAACAGTTCATCCAATTTTTTTAAGGCATCCTTTTCAAAATCACCCACCGAGTAAGGTTCATGAATACTCTTGTGTTGAATGAAGTGATGAACCGCACTGGTTAGCTCATGTTTTGTAGGTACCGCTGTACCAATTGACATTTCCTTGTAAAATTGACGGGAGTCCGCCGAAATAATTTCCGTATTAAAATGATTCGCCAAAAGAATGCCCAACCTCGTTTTCCCTATGGCAGTTGGCCCTGTTACGGAAATGAGTACTTTATTCATTTAATATACTTCCACAATTATAACAATGAGTGGCATCGTCCCTATGTCCTTCTTTGGCACAAACGGGACATGCTTGGGTATTTACGTGCACAAAATGTTCCACACTTTCGTCGCCAGATCCTTTTTTGGAACGTTTTCCAAATTCAACGGTTACGATTCCCGTGGGTACCGCTATTATTCCATAACCCAATAACATTATTATGGTTGCAATGAGTTGACCCTGCGGGGTAATGGGTGCTATATCGCCATATCCCACTGTAGTTAGGGTAACAATGGTCCAATATATACTGGTGGGGATACTGGTGAAGCCGGCTTCATCCCCTTCCACAATGTACATAAGAGTACCCAACATTACAGATAATATAAGTACAGCAAAAAGAAAAACCGTAATTTTTGCCCTACTTGCTTTTAACGCACTTTTTAATTGGGATGCCTCCCCTAAAAACTGAACCAGTTTTAATATCCTGAAGACTCGAAGCAATCGGAAAGCGCGGACTGCCAATAACACCTGCGATCCCGCCAAAATATAGGATAGATAAAGCGGAATGGTAGACAAAAAATCCACGATTCCATAAAAACTGAAAATATATCTGGTGGGTTTCTTTATACAGATAATCCTGGCAAAATATTCAATGGTGAAGAGAATGGTAACGATCCACTCCAAGATTAACAATGTATTATGGTATTCCGCATCAATACTTTTGACGCTTTCCAACATAATTAGGAGAACACTAAAAAGTATAAGGATGATCAGAAGAATATCGAACCACTTTCCCATAGGGGTGTCCGCCTCATAAATAATCTCATGTAGCCTTTGTTTCCAACCTATATTTTTCTCCTCCTTGTCCAATGATCGTTACAATGGAATGGTTTTTAGTATTTTTTTCTTTCTAAGGTAGGACTCGACAATAAAATTGGCATTTGTTGTCCCATCCATGGGCGTTATCAAGGATTCTAAGATATGAATATTATTTATTTGATGATTTAGATCATAATAACCAACCCCCACTAAAGAGCCCTTTCTAATCATAATGGCAGCATTCTCGCCAATTTGACGACCCTTATCGACCAGCAATATATTCTTATTCTTAAGGGTATATTTATGCAGTGCTTCCATGACCCTTGTGTTATAGTCTCCCTGGTCTTCCTTTTGAATACAGGCACCTTTGCATTTTCCTTCGGAAAAATTGGAACAGCTTCCACGTGCCTCACTAATTCCATTTACCTTATCACAAAGATTAAATTCCTTAGTAATCTTGAATAAATGGTTTTCGGCACTGAATTCACCATTGAAGTAGCCCCAGGAATCAGGACATGAATTTATTTTGGATGACCTTAATTCCAAGTACCCATGTTCATTTTTTGAAAGGCAAAGCGTATGGGAGAACATTCGTTTTCTGGGTATTGAATTGTATTTAGGCCTATTTTTTAAAAGTTCCTGATATTCCTTCAATTGTGCCACTAGTTCACTACCCGTTTTTTCAAAGGTAACCTTTCTGGTGTCCTTTGTCAGTTTTCTTACACGGTCACTTGATTGGGTAAACAATTGATTCACCCTTTTTTTGATGTCGTTGCTTTTACTCAGGTAAATGATATCCCCATCTTTATTGTGCATATAAAATACCCCCGTTTCATTGGGCATATTTTGAACAATATCCAATTGTTTTTCGGACAGTTCACCATGGGCTTCCTTTCGGATAACGTCCTGTATAATTTTCTTTTCCGAATCCTTGGCCAATAAGAGTTTAAACAATTTTACCGTAGCCAAGGCATCGCCGTTGGCCCGGTGACGATCACTTACTGGGATTCCCAAGGATCGTACTAATTTTCCTAAACTGTAAGAATCGGCATCCGGTAAAAGAGCTTTGGACAAATCTACGGTACAAAGGCTTTTTCGCTCATAATTATAACCCAACCTCCTGAATTCCGTTCTTAGGATTCTATAATCAAACTGTGCATTATGGGCAACAAGTACCGTCCCCTCCGTGATTTCCACAATCCTCTTGGCTACTTCATGGAACTTAGGGGCTGTGCGAAGCATTTTGTTGTTAATTCCCGTAAGGTTGACTACAAAGGGTTGAATTTCCTTTTCTGGATTGACCAAGCTAATGAAGGAGTCTATTACTTCATGTCCATTGAATTTATGTATCGCTATCTCCGTGATACCTTCCTCATTAAATTTCCCTCCGGTCGTTTCTATATCCAGTATAGCGTACATAAAAATATTTTCAGTCTGAATTCCAAACGCTTTTGTCCTTTGCGCTAGTTATAATTTCGACTACCAAAGATACTACTTCCAATTCGCACCATGTTACTACCTTCCTCAATGGCAATTTTATAGTCGCCGCTCATACCCATGGAGAGAATGGAAATATGTGTCAAGCTATTCTTCAAGTCTTGGAAAAGCTTGTTTAATGATTGAAATTCCCGTCTCACTTGATCCATATTGTCTGTAAAGGTGGCCATGCCCATTAAACCTTTAATTCTGACGTTTTCCAATTTTTCGAATTCCGGGTTGCTAATCAGTTCCTTGATCTCATCTGCGTCAAAACCAAATTTGGTGTCTTCTTCTGCAATATGCACCTGCAATAGGCATGGAATAACCCGCTCGTGCTTTTTTGCTTGTTTATTGATTTCCTTTAATAATTTAAGACTGTCTACTCCATGGATCAAGGCTACATATTCGGCCATATACTTTACCTTGTTTCGCTGTACATGTCCAATCATATGCCATTCGATATCCTTGGGCATTTCTTCCCATTTTTGGGTCATTTCCTGCACCTTGTTTTCCCCAAAAACCCTATGCCCACTATTATAGGCTTCTAAAATATCTGAAAAAGGCTTGGTTTTGGAAACGGCGACCAAGGTCACATTCTCTGTCAGTTCCTTTTTTATGGATGATAATTTTTCTGCTATGGACATATTTACAATTTAAACTGATTCGGAACTTTTTCGGCCTTATTACTTTGGGAATAATCATAAAAACCTTCCTTGGATTTAACACCCAATTTCCCAGCGGTAACCATGTTCACCAATAGGGGGGAAGGAGCGTATTTTGGATTTTTGAATCCGTCATACATGACGTTCAAAATAGAAAGACAAATGTCAAGCCCTATAAAATCGGCAAGCTGTAATGGCCCCATAGGATGGGCCATTCCCAATTTCATTACGGTGTCTATTTCCAAAACACCGGCAACCCCATGATGCAGAGTCTCTATAGCTTCGTTGATCATGGGCATTAGAATTCTATTGGCTACAAAACCCGGATAATCATTGACTTCCGTAGGCGTTTTTCCCAATTTCTTGGATAATGCCATGGTTTGTTCAGTGGTTTCGTCCGAAGTATTATAACCACGAATAATTTCCACTAAGGGCATAATGGGGACCGGATTCATAAAATGCATACCGATTACCTTGTCAGGTCTTGTGGTTACCGAAGCAATTCGGGTAATGGAAATCGAGGAAGTATTGGTGGCCAAAATGGTTTCCGGTTTACAAATTATATCCAGTTTACCAAAAATATCCAGTTTTATTTCTAATGTTTCTGATGCAGCCTCCACCACAAGGTCTACCTCGCTTGCTCCATTTTTTAAATCGGAAAAAGTGGTAATGTTGTCAAGAGTAGCTTTTTTGTCTTCTTGAGATATTTTCTCCTTGGCCAACATGCGGTCCAAATTTTTGGAAATGGTGGAAACCCCTCTTTCCAAGGCCTTTTGGTCAAGGTCTATTAGATTTACTTTATATCCATATTGTGCAAACACATGGGCAATTCCGTTTCCCATGGTCCCAGCACCTATTACCGCAATTTTTTTCATAAACTAGTTTTATAGGAAAATAGGATTTTAGACTTGAAATATCAACCCAAAACCGTTTTGTTTTCAAACGCATCAATAATCTGCAAAGCTACCTTTAAGGCTTCCGTTCCTTGTTTCAAGGTAACCTGCGGAGTGTTGTTTTTTTGGATGGCTTCGGCGAAGGACTCCAATTCGTCCAAGATGGCATTGTTTTCCAAAATATCGGGGTTTTCAAAATAAATCTGCTTTTTAACCCCTTCCGCATTCTGTAAAATCATATCGAAATCCCCAGGCACTTCCGGTGCATCCTTCATTTTAACCACCTCCACTTTTTTCTCAAGAAAATCTACGGATATGTAGGCATCTTTTTGGAAGAATCTAGATTTACGCATGTTTTTTAAACTGATTCTACTGGCCGTAAGGTTTGCAACACAGCCGTTTTCAAATTCCAATCTGGCATTGGCGATGTCAGGGGATTGACTCAATACGGAAACCCCACTCGCATTGATTCCGACAACCTTAGATTTCACCACACTAAGTATTGCATCTATATCATGTATCATCAAATCCAAAACCACAGGTACATCCGTTCCACGAGGATTAAATTCTGCCAACCTATGCGTTTCAATGAACATGGGTTCCTTTATGGATTCCCGTACCGCCATGAAAGCCGGGTTGAAGCGTTCCACATGGCCCACTTGACCCTTAACACCATACTTTTCCTCCAGTGCCAACAGATTTTCGGCTTCATCCAAGGTATTGGTAATGGGTTTTTCAATAAAAACATGTTTGCCCTTTTCCATGGCCTTTTTGGCACAATCGAAATGGGATAGGGTAGGGGTCACAATATCCACGACATCTACGGCATCGATCAAGTCATTTAAATGGTCAAAATAAGCATATCCAAATTCGGCCGCCACTTGTTTCCCATTTATAATGTCCGCATCAAAAAAACCTATTAGTTCATATTTTTCAGACTGATTAAGCAATCGTAAATGAATTTTACCTAAATGTCCGGCCCCTAAAACCCCTACTTTGAGCATGCTTCTACTTTTTCATCAAAAATACACATAGTTTACAAGTTTCAGTAGGAATGTAAAATCCATTTTTGACATTTACTGTTTGGTCAACTTCTTTTCTATGGCAATCTTTTATAACTTTGAGA
This window of the Maribacter cobaltidurans genome carries:
- a CDS encoding enoyl-ACP reductase FabI translates to MAYNLLKGKKGIIFGALDENSIAWKTAQRVHEEGGTFVLTNAPIAMRMGQIKELAEKTGSEIIPADATNEEDLSNLVTKSMEILGGKLDFVLHSIGMSVNVRKGRAYTDENYDFTAKGWDVSALSFHKVMQSLYKNDAMNEWGSIVALTYMAAQRTFPDYNDMADNKAYLESVARSFGYFFGKEKKVRVNTVSQSPTATTAGQGIKGFDGFINYAEKMSPLGNATAQDCADYTISLFSDLTRKVTMQNLFHDGGFSNTGVSQEVIDKF
- a CDS encoding glycosyltransferase; the protein is MNVSFSFIIPVFNRPDEIKELLESLLLQTYSKGYEVVIVEDGSTIPAKDVVDLFRDRLNISYYQKPNSGPGDSRNYGMKLAQGNYFIVLDSDCILPPQYLEEAAKSLSQQFVHCYGGPDAAHPSFSDVQKAINYAMTSFLTTGGIRGRKDAVNKFQPRSFNMGISKEAFEKTGGYGNIHPGEDPDLTIRIWEKGYETKLIPEAFVYHKRRIDWNKFYMQVKKFGLVRPILNAWHPKTAKLTYWFPTIFILTLLVSIAFAIFGFNPLLYCFIFYFSILLIDAIFKTKSLKVAFMALLATLVQFAGYGFGFLKSVIYTRFSNKPPEVIFPKLFFKTKIEL
- a CDS encoding CdaR family protein — encoded protein: MIIERIKAGLKKRKVKVFLVFLFFSFLAWFVNNLAQTFVGITSFNLNYVNVPQEFLLKEIPKSQLQARIRAVGFQLIGFGIRKKNIQINLAEVRKKNDQYFIPPSVYRRQVQSQLSNDMELLEMDNDTIFVKFTSLESKEVPVLPRLNITYAKNHALMDSLLIEPRTITINGPKTQIDTIESVRTSYMELLNVETDFSQKLTVVKSRELQDTNFEPSSVTISGKVYRFSEQVFDVPVVMRNLPDSVQVRMFPDVVQVVCQAPLDILKDISPEDFLVVADYNQIVGGDQNVLPLILEEKPENINNADLRSKEIEFILKKE
- the coaE gene encoding dephospho-CoA kinase (Dephospho-CoA kinase (CoaE) performs the final step in coenzyme A biosynthesis.), with the translated sequence MKIVGLTGGIGSGKTTVAKMFAELGVPVYNSDLEAKKLMHSSKTIRNKLKILFGESAYLDGKLNRGYIAKSVFNDQDLLKALNGIVHPAVRRHFKKWCKKQDHSYVIQETALLFENRAQDLYDKIILVVAPKEVRIDRLLERDQSTREDILARMENQLEDKEKIPLADFIIKNTNLEKTGERVTEVNRAILDSY
- a CDS encoding sensor histidine kinase yields the protein MNKRLFVLLVVLMSLSLIGLIFVQSFWIKKSVENKEEQFSNVVSEALNSVTNQIEEREKKNYFDRYLYAKDSIGELKETQFRNFFFIDRDVNSNEILLFQHGILEEKYGISSTFFDNGEEGDTTFIKNYTSKRSTSIFKEDYDIDGKSFQLTPIQRIEKIGELSEMDKMAIEDLFMTEAKRVPIHKRVSKQEIELLLQRELEDRGVDIGFEYGVYSNGLPTKLKSRKFKYSEANIYKSPLFTDFEGISNFDLLVSFPKKKRFLVQSILGLALLSLLFTLIIVIAYSGAIYQLIRQKQISEIKSDFINNMTHEFKTPIATINLAVEAIRNPKVIADQEKVSRYLQMIRDENKRMHAQVENVLRISKLEKNQLDISKDRVDAHDIIEDAITHVELIVQDRGGYIETHLDAERSEVLANEMHFTNVIVNILDNAIKYSINAPKIDVFTEVVKNNIVIKVQDQGAGMSKAVLKRVFEKFYREHTGDIHNVKGHGLGLAYVKKIVDDHQGEVYAESEKDKGSTFYIKLPLI
- a CDS encoding response regulator transcription factor gives rise to the protein METVNKKILLVEDDPNFGIVLKDYLSMNDFDVTLAKNGMEGFEKFKKDNFDICILDVMMPYKDGFTLAKEIREKNENVPIVFLTAKTMKEDVLKGYKAGADDYLNKPFDSEVLLMKIRAILQRKASSSLADSKKFEFEIGGFHLNSKLRFLKYKDEESIKLSPKENELLRLLALHENDLMPRELALTKIWRDDNYFTSRSMDVYIAKLRKYLKRDENVEILNIHGEGFRLVIKNEDE
- a CDS encoding gluconokinase, which encodes MNVPKIIYVMGVSGSGKSTIGSLLADKLGYPFFDGDHYHPKSNIDKMSKGIPLNDEDRIGWLNTLNELGKEHQQEGAVIVCSALKVKYREILRKDIEQTTTFLFLKGSLEQISNRLSQRKGHFMPKDLLKSQFETLEEPENAVIISIDQTPEEIVSQAIVQLKN
- the miaA gene encoding tRNA (adenosine(37)-N6)-dimethylallyltransferase MiaA; amino-acid sequence: MNKVLISVTGPTAIGKTRLGILLANHFNTEIISADSRQFYKEMSIGTAVPTKHELTSAVHHFIQHKSIHEPYSVGDFEKDALKKLDELFQDHEVVIMVGGSGLYVDAITKGLDAFPKVGKSIRENLNKQLTNDGIEILQNMLSTLDPEHYNRIDIHNPHRLIRALEICIGTGRPYSSFLNKPKDKRNFKVLSVGLKADRTVVYERINERVDLMMKEGLLDEVKLLKSTRDLNALQTVGYKELFEYLDGNWTLDFAISEIKKNTRRFAKRQNTWFKKSLETLYVDYNYKENEILAMMDKAVMELQHERT
- a CDS encoding ion transporter, producing the protein MDKEEKNIGWKQRLHEIIYEADTPMGKWFDILLIILILFSVLLIMLESVKSIDAEYHNTLLILEWIVTILFTIEYFARIICIKKPTRYIFSFYGIVDFLSTIPLYLSYILAGSQVLLAVRAFRLLRVFRILKLVQFLGEASQLKSALKASRAKITVFLFAVLILSVMLGTLMYIVEGDEAGFTSIPTSIYWTIVTLTTVGYGDIAPITPQGQLIATIIMLLGYGIIAVPTGIVTVEFGKRSKKGSGDESVEHFVHVNTQACPVCAKEGHRDDATHCYNCGSILNE